In Ostrea edulis chromosome 6, xbOstEdul1.1, whole genome shotgun sequence, a single window of DNA contains:
- the LOC130047062 gene encoding uncharacterized protein LOC130047062, giving the protein MTGSFGENCSEPCPFGFFGINCLEKCNCSSGTHWCDNISGCKLKDSVDVNNRTQENKTKHLAFVVVGSIIGTSAFWFFIYLMCSWKRRSNKTMKVTMKEDEHSGNSPGESQRQRECNTPSVESGRHVRSKSLRLEAKKTKPVTRSRSHSQDTYGRFNRHSENYDHLDFLGHHNQPSVSAFSSNYSKIKLKP; this is encoded by the exons ATGACTGGATCTTTTGGAGAAAACTGCAGTGAGCCCTGTCCTTTTGGATTCTTCGGCATTAATTGTCTTGAAAAGTGTAACTGTAGCAGTGGTACGCATTGGTGTGATAATATTTCCGGTTGCAAGCTTAAAGATAGTG TCGATGTGAATAATCGGACTCAGGAAAACAAGACAAAACATTTAGCTTTCGTGGTCGTGGGATCGATCATTGGAACTTCAGCATTTtggttttttatatatttaatgtgCAGCTG GAAACGAAGATCGAATAAAACGATGAAAGTTACCATGAAAG AGGATGAACATTCTGGCAATAGTCCAGGTGAATCACAACGGCAACGGGAATGTAACACACCATCAGTGGAATCTGGAAGACATGTACGCTCTAAATCACTTCGACTTGAAGCTAAGAAAACAAAACCTGTAACTCGTTCAAGATCCCATTCACAAGACACATATGGACGATTCAATAGGCATTCTGAAAACTACGACCACTTAGACTTTCTTGGACATCACAATCAGCCGTCAGTGTCTGCTTTCAGTAGCAATTATAGCAAGATAAAACTGAAACCATAA